One segment of Nostoc flagelliforme CCNUN1 DNA contains the following:
- a CDS encoding DUF6745 domain-containing protein yields MTFSTQVNEEADNFSWWIEIQLHDCFQPENYSNLMSGFDFCVSVLNIVHRQQEWRVFQSLIQECGWLFAYDDICIICDRPLHLRFDNQNRLHAEGEPAIEFIDGYSLYSYHGVTLPEKYGKIHPQQWQSQWLLTEENAELRRVLIQGIGYARICQELQAIELDFWKEYTLLKIDNDVDEEPIYLLKMTCPSTSFIHALRVPPNMNSAREAICWVNWGIDPEEFTVQT; encoded by the coding sequence TTGACATTTAGTACTCAAGTAAACGAAGAAGCAGATAATTTTTCGTGGTGGATTGAAATTCAACTTCATGACTGTTTTCAACCAGAAAATTACAGTAATTTGATGAGTGGTTTTGATTTCTGTGTCTCTGTTTTGAACATTGTTCATCGTCAACAGGAATGGAGAGTATTTCAATCCTTAATTCAAGAATGTGGTTGGTTATTTGCGTATGATGACATTTGTATTATCTGCGATCGCCCCCTTCACCTGCGCTTCGACAATCAAAATCGCCTCCATGCTGAAGGCGAACCAGCCATTGAATTTATTGATGGATATAGCCTCTACTCCTACCACGGTGTAACCTTGCCTGAAAAATACGGTAAAATCCACCCGCAGCAATGGCAATCTCAATGGCTTTTAACAGAGGAAAACGCCGAACTACGGCGAGTGTTAATTCAGGGTATTGGTTACGCTAGAATTTGCCAAGAATTACAAGCTATTGAATTAGATTTTTGGAAAGAATATACTCTATTAAAAATAGATAATGATGTCGATGAAGAACCAATTTACTTATTAAAAATGACTTGCCCTAGTACAAGCTTTATTCATGCCTTGCGAGTTCCACCAAATATGAACTCAGCGCGTGAAGCAATTTGCTGGGTAAATTGGGGAATTGATCCAGAAGAATTTACTGTGCAAACATAA